AAGTTATGGCCTGCTTGTGCCTTGCCGGGGACCTGATGGACTTAAAAGAACGGCTGGCCAGGATTGTCGTGGCGTACACGCATGAAGGCAAAGCGGTGACGGCTCGCGATTTGCAGGCCCAGGGTTCAATGGCCCTGCTGTTGAAGGACGCCATCAAGCCCAACTTGGTGCAGACCCTTGAGAATACCCCGGCCTTTGTTCATGGGGGGCCGTTTGCCAATATCGCGCACGGGGCCAACAGCATTATAGCCAGCAAAATGGCCCTGAAACTGGGCGATATTCTGGTTACGGAAGCCGGGTTCGGCGCTGACCTGGGAGCAGAGAAGTTCTTCGACTTGGTTTGCCCGTATGCGGGTTTCCAACCAAACGCCGCGGTTTTGGTGGCAACCGTCAGGGCCCTTAAAATGCACGGTGGCGCGGCAAAAACAGATCTGTCCAGGCCCAACCAGGCAGCCCTGGTGCGCGGGCTGGGCAACCTGGAAAAGCATGTCGAAAATGTCGGCAAATTCGGTGTTCCCGTTGTGGTGGCCCTGAACCATTTTCCCGGCGATACCGACGAGGAAATCAAACTGGTCCTGGGACGCTGCCGCGAATTGGGTGTTGAGGCCGCCCTTTCCAGGGTCTTCGCTGAAGGAGGAAAAGGCGGTGAAGAGCTGGCAGGCAAATTATTGAAGGTTCTTAATGAAAACGAAAACAATTACCGGCCTCTTTACGACTGGAAACGCCCGATCAAAGAAAAGATAGATGTTATTTCCCGGGAAATATACGGCGCGGACGGCGTGTCGTACAGCAAAGAAGCTGAACAGGCTATCGGAAAGTACGAAGAAATGGGATACGGCGAGTTGCCTGTTTGTATGGCCAAAACCCAGTATTCGTTAAGTGACGATCCCGCCAAAATCGGGAGGCCCGCGGGATTTACTATTTCCGTAAAAGAAGTGAGGCTCTCGGCGGGAGCGGGTTTTGTTGTTCCGCTTACCGGAACCATCATGACTATGCCCGGTCTTCCCAAAAAGCCGGCTGCCGTGGAAATAGACATTGATGCCCGCGGCCGGATAACCGGCTTGTTTTAACAACTACTGGCAAGAGCGATTATGAAGTTGCCTTTGGCTTGCTGGCATGGCCAGCGGAAATTGCGGCTAAGCTGAGGTGAAAATAAATGCGGGGTCCATACCTGCTGGAGCTGGAAGACAGAGAGAAAACAAAAAGAGTTTTTGAATCGGTTGGTCCCGACCGGTTCGGCCTGGAATGGATGCTGGACAAGGCCCATATACACCCGCTTTACCTTAAAGAAGTAAAAAGCCCGGCGGCCAATGTCCTCAAGCAGCAGATGCTGTCCCTGGGTGGGGATGCCGTGGTTGGAAAATGGGTCATTGACATGTCGCGGGACGAGTCCGATGTCCTGCTCCTGGGCACAGTCAAGCAGTATAAAGCCCTGAGCGGGAAGCTGTCAGGCCAGCCCTGGGGCTTAAAAGCTCTCGGCGAGAGGATCGAAAACCTGCTAAACGCAATTACCGCAGAAAAAAAGATTTGCTGGGAATGGCCCCGACACCGGCTGGAAATCGGTAAAAAAACGCTTATTATGGGAATCCTTAATGTTACCCCCGATTCTTTTTCCGATGGCGGGCGTTTTATTGAACCCGGCAAAGCCTGTGAACGTGCCCGGAAAATGGTGGAAGAAGGAGCGGATATTATTGACGTGGGGGGAGAGTCCACCAGGCCCGGTTCCCAGCCGGTATCCGTGGAAGAAGAACTGAACAGGGTAATGCCGGTCCTGGAAACTCTGGTCAGGGAACTGCCCGTTCCGATCTCGATTGACACCTATAAGGCGCAAACGGCCAGGGAAGCCCTGCGAATCGGCGTTCACATCATTAACGACGTGGGCGGGGGCAAAAAAGACGAAGGGATCGCCGCCGTGGCAGCCGAATACGGCGCCCCGGTCATCATCATGCACAATGAGAGTAAACCGACCGAAATCCCCCAGGAACTGGTCGCTGGAGTGATAGACGACCTTGCTGCCAGCCTGGAGATTTATAAACGGGCCGGCCTGGCTGCGGATAAAATGATGGTCGATCCCGGGATCGGGTTCGGCAAAGGCCCTGTGGGCAACCTGATCCTTCTGCGAAATCTCCAGTCCTTCCGGACGCTGGACCGCCCCGTCCTTTTGGGCGCCTCCCGCAAATCATTTATTGGGGCGGTATTGGGGACCCCGGTTTCCGAAAGGCTGGAAGGGTCGCTTGCTGCCGCCGCCTGGGGAGTGTTCAAGGGCGCGGCGGTGCTGAGGGTGCATGACGTGCAAGAAACATGCAGGCTTGTAAGGATGCTCGAAGGTATCAAACACGCAGGTGAGAGCTGATGAAGGAACTGGATAAATTAATGCTTCACGGCCTGAGGTTTTACGGCTGCCACGGCGTCTATCCGGAAGAAAAAAAACATGGGCAGTGGTTTGAGGTTGACGTGGAGGTTTGGGGCGATTTTTCCAGGGCGGCCGCAGACGATGACCTGCAGGAAACGCTGGATTATGAACAGGTTTTCAAAATCGCCAAGCAGGTCCTGGAGGGTGAAAGCGCAAACATTATCGAACACCTTGCTTACCGGATTATAAACGAGCTTCTCCTGCTGCCCCCGGTTAAGAAGGCCCTGGTAAGGATAAAAAAACCGGGTGCCCCGCTAGGCGGCCAGCTGGCTTATGCCGGAGTGGAAATGACCAGGTGGAAAGATGAGCACTAACATTTTTTACCTGTCGCTGGGCAGCAATACGGGTGACTCACTTGACTACCTGCTGAGAGCGGTCGTTGAGCTGGACAAGCGCGGCCTGCGGATCAAAACCGTCTCCGGCATTTACCTGACAGAACCGCTGGGTTTTGTGGAGCAGCCCCATTTTTTGAACATGGCGGTCGGCGGTGAAACCGGCTGCAGCGCTGAAAGGCTGCTGGAAATATGCCAGGAGGTGGAGACCATGCTGGGGAGGGTCCGGGAAATGCGCTGGGGACCGCGCACCATCGATATTGACATTCTTTTTTACAACGACGAGACAATCAGCGAACCAAACCTGCAGGTTCCCCATCCACGCTTAAGCGAGAGGGCTTTTGTGCTTGTCCCTTTAAGGGAGATCGCCTGCGAAAAGTTTACCCGGCTGGAGGCGGCCATACCGCAGCAAAATGTCGACTTGAAAATACCGGCGGCCGGTGTTAAAATTAAGCTGGCGGAAAGAGGTCTTATTATCGAGTAGAAGGGAACGGGAGCGCCAGCCCTAAACAGTATCCGCTGCCGGAGCTGTATTAAATGTGCTGGCCCCCGGAGCCGAAAATAATATCGCCGCTTGGAGCCCGTGCGGGGACCGAGACGGAAGGCTGGCTGTAATACGGTTAATCATGCTTTGTGCGCGACCTTTCGGACTTGTATGTCCCGGGAGGTCGTTTATTTTGCAGCGAAAGCGTGGGGGGTATAAAAGTATGAAAACTGTGGGCATTATCGGCTTGGGAAGAATAGGCACAGCCCTGGCCGTATCTCTTGAACGCTGCGGTTACCTGGTAAAAACAGTGCGGAGAGACCAAGGCGCTAAGCGGGCCGGCCTGATCAACGGCAAAGACTTTGCGGTGATTACGCTTGAACAGGCCGCCCAAGAAACGGAAGTCATCTTTATCACCACGCCCGATGACGCTATTGAGAGTACGGCAAAAAGGCTTGCGGAGATTGGGATAAAATGCCAGGCCGTACTCCACATGAGCGGTTCCCTGTCGTCGGAGATACTGGAACCCCTTCGCCAGGCCGGCGCCATGACCGGTTCCCTCCATCCCCTTCAGAGTTTCCCTTCATTGGAAAGAGCGGTGGAAAACCTCCCCGGTTCCTATTTCACCTATGAAGGCGATCCTTCTTTGCTCTTTTGGGTGTCAACGCTGGTAGAGAGATTCGGGGGGATTCTGAAAATCCTGCCCTCTCCGGAGACAAAAGCGGTTTACCATGCCGGGGCGGTCATAGCTTCCAATTACCTGGTCGCCCTGGCCCAGCTGGCAATAGATTGTCTTGCCCAGGCCGGATTTACGCCTGAAGAAGCCCGGGCGGCCCTGCTTCCGCTGATGAAGGGCACAATGAATAACCTTTTGTGCCTGCCCCCGGCAAAGGCTCTGACCGGACCGGTTTGCCGCGGGGATGTGGGGGTTGTCGAAAGCCACCTCAAGGCGCTGGAACAGGAGCTTCCGGAAGCGCTGGATGCGTACTGCGCCCTGGCGCCCGTCCTGGCCAGGATTGCCGTGGAGTCGGGGAGGATAACGGGGAAGCAGTATGATGAATTAATCAAACTGCTCAACAGGCCGGCTGCCAAATTTAATTGAGCGATGGGGGATGCAGATGGAAATAATAACAACCGTTGCTGAAATGCGCCGCTGGGGCAAGGAAAAGGTTTTAAAGCGAAGAGAAATAGGACTCGTTCCGACGATGGGGTACCTGCATGAAGGTCATTTAACCCTGGTGGAGTCAGCAAAAAAGGAAAACCATGAAGTGGTGATGAGCATATTCGTCAACCCGTTGCAGTTTGGCCCGCAGGAAGATTACAGCACCTATCCCCGGGACCTTGACCGTGACTCCCGGCTGGCCGAAAAAGCCGGTGTGGACGTTATCTTTGCTCCATCTGTGGAGGAGATGTATCCCTCGTACCCGCAGCTGACCACCGTCCAGGTTTCAGAACTGACCGAGGGCCTGTGCGGGGCCTCGCGCCCTGGGCATTTCACCGGGGTGGCGACCGTGGTTTGCAAGCTGTTAAATATCGTCCGGCCGGAGAGGGCTTATTTCGGGCAGAAGGATTACCAGCAGGTTCAGGTTGTAAAAAGAATGGTTGAGGACCTCAATATACCGGTTGAAATCAGGACTGTGCCCATCAAGCGGGAAGCGGACGGCCTGGCCATGAGTTCGCGCAACACCTACCTTTCGGCCCAAGAACGAAAAGACGCCCTCTGCTTGTACGAGTCCCTGAAAGCCTGCCGTGACCTCTATGAAAAAGGCGAAAGAGAGTCGGCCCGCTTGAAGGAGGCCATGAGAAAAGTAATCATGAGCAGGCCGGCAGCGGTAATTGACTACATTGAAATTTGCGACGCCGTGACCTTAAAGCCGGTAACGCAGGTAAAAGGCCCTGCTGTTGCTGCTTTAGCCGTCAAAATAGGACGGACCCGCTTGATCGACAACATGATTTTTGGGGGGTAATCCAAATTGTTTTTAACCATGATGAAATCAAAAATCCACCGGGCTACCGTAACCGGGGCAGACCTCAACTACATGGGGAGCATCACCATCGATGCCGGCCTGATGAAAGCCGCAAATATCCTGCCCAATGAAAAGGTCCAGGTTGTTAACAACAATAACGGGGCGCGCCTGGAGACTTATGTCATACCGGGGCCGGCCGGTTCCGGCGCCATTTGCCTCAATGGGGCGGCTGCGCGGCTTGTCCAGCCGGGCGATACGGTCATAATCATCAGCTATGTCCTGGTGGAAGAAGAAAAAGCAGCTCTCTACAAACCGCGAGTCGTTTTTGTCGATGAAAAAAACAGGGTCACAAAAACAGGAGAAGAAAAGCCGTTTACCCGGTGATTTAATGTAAACCATCATAATAATTATGGTTGACAAAGGACTTCCGGCGGGGTATAATTAGCAATGTTAACCAACAAGTATAATATGGTTAACAAATAAACCGCTTGAGGAGGCCAAACCGAAAATGTCAACCAGGGATATGACAAGGGTCGCTCTTTTCGCTTCTTTGATCTGCATTTCTTCTCTCATTCTCAAATTTGGCGGTGATGTCCTGGTTCCCTTTAGCATTCTGCCCCTTATGGTAATGCTGGCCGGGGGGATTCTGGGTCCCAGGCTCGGAGCTTTAAGCGTGACGATCTATGTACTGGTAGGTTTGCTCGGAGCGCCTGTTTTTGCCAAACCGCCTTACGGGGGATTGACTTACATTCTGCAGCCGTCTTTTGGCTTTTTACCGGGTTTTATCCTGGCTGCCTACGTGATCGGCAAATTTTTGGAGAAGACCGCCGCCCAAACCGTTGCCGCGTATATGGCGGCCATGCTGCTGGGAATCGCTGTGATTTACCTGGTGGGAATACCTTACCTCTACGCGGTGGTCAAGGTTTACCTTGGCAAGCCGTTCAGCCTGTGGAAAGCGATTGAAGTCGGCATGCTTCCTTTCTTAGGGCTCGATGTCCTAAAGGGCCTGCTGGCCAGCATGGTGGCTAAAGGGGTGCGAAGCCGCCTTGCCGGATAGAAACAGGCAGGGATTTGGAAAAAAGTATAGAATTGTTTCGGCAGGGACTGCTGCTGCCGAAACGCAGGGCAAACGTATTCGTGCCAGGCCGTGGATAAGGAGTGGTTTTCATGCTGCTTGTAGTCGATGTGGGAAACACAAACATTGTCCTGGGAACCTATGATGATGACAAATTGATAACGCACTGGCGGCTGTCAACAAATCGTAACCAGACCGCGGATGAATACGGGATAATGATCTGCAACCTTTTTACGCACAGGAACCTTGACTACCGGCAGGTTGAGGCGATTGCCATCTCTTCCGTTGTTCCGCCTTTGATGCCTGCCCTGGAAGAAATGGCCCGGCTGTATTTCCATGTCGAACCCCTGATTGTAGGACCGGGTGTAAAGACCGGCATGCCTATTCTCTACGACAATCCCAGGGAAATTGGCGCAGATCGCATTGTTAACGCCATCGCCGGTTATGAGCAGTACGGCGGCCCGTTGATTATAGTAGACTTTGGAACTGCCACAACTTTTTGCGTGATCAGCGAAAAAGGCGAATACTTGGGAGGAGCTATTACCGCGGGTATCGGGATAGCCACCGAGGCCCTTTTCCAGAGAGCGGCCAAGCTGCCCAGGATTGAACTGGTTAAGCCCAAAAAGGTGATCGGCCGCAATACGGTTTCCAGCATGCAGGCGGGGCTTGTCTACGGGTATATCGGGCAGGTTGACGGCATTGTTAGGCGCATCAAAGAGGAACTAAACAGCGATGCTTTCGTTGTGGCTACCGGCGGGATAGCCGATTTAATCGCCGCTGATTCCGAAACGATCAACAAGGTTGATCCCTTCTTAACGCTTGAAGGATTAAAAATAATATATCAACGCAACCGGTCTTGAAGAGGCCGGTTTTATAAGGGAAACTCATTTTATGCGGCGCAGGCCGTTTTCTTTTTTTGTCCCTGTCCTTTGAAAACGGTTCGATAAATGTTTATAATATTGGAAAGCCATAAACAGGCGGCCAAGGGGAAACCCTTATTTCAGTCCGCTGTCGAAGAGACGGGGAATGGAGGACCAAGTGAAGATCGGCGGGGTAAGCATACCGAACAAAGTAGTGCTGGCGCCGATGGCCGGTATTACCGACAAGGCTTTTCGCCTTATTGCCCGCGCCCACGGGTGTGGGCTGGTATACACGGAAATGATCAGCGCCAAGGCGCTAACGTACAGGGATGTCAAAACAAAGGCTCTTCTTGACCTTACCGGTGAAAAACCACCTATTGCCGTGCAGCTGTTCGGTTCGGAACCGGAAGTGATGGCCGAGGGTGCATCTATTGCCGTACAGCAAGGCGCGGATATTGTCGATGTCAACATGGGATGTCCCGTGCCCAAAATCGTTAAGAACGGCGAAGGCTCGGCCTTGCTGGAAAAGCCCGGCACCGCCTGCAGGATTGTGCGGGCTATGGCCGAGGCGGTCCAGGTCCCGGTTACAGTCAAAATGCGAATCGGCTGGAACAGGGAAAACATAGTGGCTGTCGATTTTGCCCGGAGATTGGAAGAGGCTGGAGCGAGCGCCATTGCCGTACATGGCCGGACGCGCGATCAGTATTACTCGGGAAAAGCAGACTGGAGCGTAATACGGGAGGTCAAGAAGGCCGTAACTGTGCCGGTGATCGGTAACGGTGACATATGGAGTCCTTCAGATGCGGCCAGAATGCTGGAAGAGACCGGCTGTGACGCAGTCATGCTGGGACGCGGGGTTTTGGGAAACCCGTGGCTGGTATCAAACACAATCCTTTTTTTAAAAGGAGAAGAGTTTAACTTACCGGGGCATGCGCAGAGAATCCGCGCAGCCGTTGAGCATTTGGATTTGATGATTGAACTGAAAGGTGAACTGGCCGGTGCCCGTGAAATGCGCAAACACCTTGCCTGGTATTTAAAAGGGTTGCCGCACACCGCGCATTTGAAGGAAGGAATCTTTAAGGCGAAAACACGCGCTGAAATGGTTGAACTGCTGGAAGAATATCTCCGGCAACTGATTCAAAGGGATAGAAGGTAAAAACCTCTTTGCTTTTAATGGAAAAAAGAGGTATGATAATGTTATATTGCACAACCTGTAAGGGGGCCTTCAGAAACGCTAACCTGTAAGTAAGGAGGAAGCTGCATGAAACGCGTGGTGAGCGTTAGCCTCGGGTCCGACCGCAGGGATCACTGCGTGGAGACGGAGTTCTGCGGGATAGAATTCAGAATAGAAAGGATCGGGACTAACGGCGACCTGGAAAAGGCCGTTGAGCTTGTCCGGTCTCTGGACGGCAAAGTGGATGCTTTCGGCATGGGCGGGATCGACCTGTACATCCAGGCCGGCCGGAAGAGGTACATGCTGAAAGATGCGCGCCGGATCGCGGAAGCGGCCAGGACCACTCCTATTGTTGACGGTTCGGGCTTAAAAAACACCCTGGAAAGAAAGGCCGTGTTATACCTGGAACAAAGCGGCCAGATCGACTTTAAGGGTAAAAAGGTTTTGCTGGTGTGCGGCGTTGACCGTTTCGGGATGGCTGAGGCCCTTGTGCAAACAGGAGCCGAGGTTGTTTTCGGGGACCTGGTTTTTAGCCTGGGCATTCCGGTTCTGCTCAGGTCTTTACGCACCCTTGCCGCTGCTGCCAGTATCCTCGGTCCTGTTGTGAGCCGGCTGCCTTTTAAATACCTCTATCCTACAGGGGAACGTCAAGAAAAGATTACGAGCAAAGAAAAATACCGCAAGTATTATGACGCCAGCGAGATAATCGCCGGAGATTTTCATTACATAAAAAGGTACTTGCCGGAAAAAATAGAGGGGAAAATAATAATAACCAATACCGTAACCCGCGAGGACGTGGAGCTTCTTGCCGGGAGAGGCGCCAGGCTTCTGATCACCACCACTCCGGAACTTCAAGGGCGTTCGTTTGGGACGAACGTTATGGAGGCGGTGCTGGTTGTCCTGGCTGACAAGCCCCCGGCAGAAATCAAAAGCGATGACTATAACGAAATCTTAGAAAAGGTTAATTTCGCACCGCGTATTGTTGACTTACAGCAATAAGAACAGCTTTAAAAAACCGGGAGGAAGGATATGGATAAATTTGCCTTTATCATTCATCCGATTGCGATAGATGATTACTATAGAAAATTTCCCCTTTTTAAGAGGTTCCCCCAATTCATGGTGGAAAGGGTTGCCCGGCTTATACCTCCGATGAAAGTGTCGGAAATAACCGGGGTAAAGTCACCATACAACGAATGCAGGGGAGAATTTATCGGCTGCCCCCTGACGTCCCGCCTTCTTTTGGAACTGCCGGTGGAAGAATGCTACCGGAAAATAATCGCTTCAGCAAGACTTGCCAAAAGAAACGGGGCCAGGATAGTGGGGCTGGGCGCGTTTACTTCGGTGGTTGGCGATGCCGGGATAACAATCGCCAAACACGCCGGTATACCGGTAACCACAGGTAATTCTTACACAGTATATACGGCTTTGGAAGGGGCAAAAATGGCAGCCGGCCTGATGGGGATCGACTGGTCCCAAGCCAACATAGCTGTCCTGGGCGCTACCGGTTCTATCGGAAACGTCTGCGCGCGGCTTTTGGCCAGGGAAGCAAGGTATTTGACCCTTATTGCCCGCCAGCAGAACAAACTGGAAAGACTGGCCGCCAGAATAATGTATGAAACTGGTGTGGCTGCAAGAATCAGCAGTGAGCCGAGAGAGGCGATTAAAAAAGCGGATGTGATTGTTTCCGTCTCATCCTCCCTTGATTTCCAGATATACCCTGAAGATTTAAAACCGGGAGCCGTCGTATGCGATGTTGCGCGTCCGAGGGATGTTTCTCCCCGCGTGGCCAGGGAAAGGGACGATGTGCTGGTGATCGAAGGCGGGGTGGTTGATGTGCCTCCTGGAACTGATTTTAATTTTGACTTCGGCTTTCCTCCCGGTAAATCATACGCCTGTATGGCTGAAACCATGATTCTCACCTTGGAAAAAAGGTTTGAGTGCTATTCCCTGGGAAGAGAAATAGAAATTGAAAAGGTTGAGGAAATTGCCAGGTTGGCTGAAAAACACGGCTTTAAGCTTTCGGGGTTCAGGAGCTTTGAAAGAACAGTTACCCCGGAAGAAATAAACAGAATAAGGGCTGCCGCGCAGAAAAAACTCAACAAGGCGACCGGAACACTGAACATGTAAGCGTGTGGTGAACCTGCAAAGCCTTGACAAACAGGGTAGCCGTCTATATAATAGCCCTAGAGATTTACATGACCACTTTAAAATAAAACAAGCACTGCGACCGGAGAAGCAGTGCTTGTTAATATAAAGGTAAGTCTTCTTCTTAAAACTTGACCGGAACATTTTTGAGAGAACTGGCATAGGTTTATTTAGGCTTAAGTTAAATTGAGGGAGCGAAGATAGAATGATGGCGGAAAAAGAAGTTTTCCTGACCCAGGAAGGGCTTGGCAAGCTTGAGCAGGAACTGGAAATGCTGAAAACGGTACGCAGGAGAGAGGTGGCGGAACGGATTAAACAGGCTATTGAATTTGGAGATATTAGTGAAAACTCCGAATATGAGGATGCTAAAAATGAACAGGCGTTTATTGAGGGCCGTATTTTAACCCTGGAAAAAATGCTTCGCAATGCGAAAGTTATCGAACACGTCGAGAAAGACAGCAACGTTGTGCATATCGGAGCCAGGATTTCATTAAAAGATATGGAACACGGGGACGAATACGAATACACCATCGTAGGTTCGGCGGAAGCGGATCCAACCAAAAATAGAATATCGTTCGAGTCCCCGGTTGGCAAGGCTATCATGGGTAAGAAAGAAGGGGAAATCGTCGAAATCAACGTACCGGCCGGAAAGGTGAAGTTCAAGATACTTTCCGTCATATAACCGGATAGTTATTTCATGAAGGGAAGATTGCCGTGGCTGATATTTCTGAAAACCAGGAACTTGAATTGACCGAACACATGCAGGTCCGCCTGGAGAAACTGAACGAACTGAAAAAAAGGGGAATCGATCCTTTCGGATCCCGGTTTGAAAGAACCCACTATGCGGCAGACATAGTGGATAATTTTGTGCGCCTGGAGGGAAAGGATGTTGTCATCGCTGGAAGGATAATGTCCAAAAGGGATATGGGTAAAGCTGCTTTTGCCCACCTGCAGGATATTTCAGGCCAGATACAGATTTACATACGCCTGGATGATGTCGGGCCTGAAACTCACGAGCTGTTCACCCGCCTTGACATCGGCGATATTATCGGGGTTTCGGGATACGTTTTTAGGACGAAAAAGGGTGAAATAACGGTCGGAGTAAAAGGATTGACCTTCCTTACCAAAGCCCTGCGGCCTCTTCCGGAAAAGTGGCACGGGTTGCGGGATGTGGAACTAAGGTATCGCCAGCGTTACGTTGACCTCATTGTGAACCCTGAAGTAAAAAAAGTGTTTGTAACCAGGAGCAGGATCATCCAGGCGATGCGGCGTTTTCTGGACAATAAGGGTTTCCTCGAAGTGGAGACGCCCACCATGCATACGGTGGCCGGCGGGGCCAGCGCCAGGCCGTTTATAACGCACCACAACGCCCTTGATATTGACCTGTACATGCGTATTGCCCTGGAGCTTCACCTCAAAAGATTAATTGTCGGGGGACTCGAAAAGGTTTATGAGATAGGCCGGGTGTTTCGCAACGAGGGGATTTCCACCAAGCATAACCCGGAGTTTACCATGATGGAGCTTTACCAGGCTTATGCCGATTACCATGATATGATGAAACTTACCGAGGAAATGATTTCCACTGTCGCTCTTGAGGTGCTGGGGAGCC
This portion of the Peptococcaceae bacterium genome encodes:
- a CDS encoding shikimate dehydrogenase encodes the protein MDKFAFIIHPIAIDDYYRKFPLFKRFPQFMVERVARLIPPMKVSEITGVKSPYNECRGEFIGCPLTSRLLLELPVEECYRKIIASARLAKRNGARIVGLGAFTSVVGDAGITIAKHAGIPVTTGNSYTVYTALEGAKMAAGLMGIDWSQANIAVLGATGSIGNVCARLLAREARYLTLIARQQNKLERLAARIMYETGVAARISSEPREAIKKADVIVSVSSSLDFQIYPEDLKPGAVVCDVARPRDVSPRVARERDDVLVIEGGVVDVPPGTDFNFDFGFPPGKSYACMAETMILTLEKRFECYSLGREIEIEKVEEIARLAEKHGFKLSGFRSFERTVTPEEINRIRAAAQKKLNKATGTLNM
- the greA gene encoding transcription elongation factor GreA; translated protein: MAEKEVFLTQEGLGKLEQELEMLKTVRRREVAERIKQAIEFGDISENSEYEDAKNEQAFIEGRILTLEKMLRNAKVIEHVEKDSNVVHIGARISLKDMEHGDEYEYTIVGSAEADPTKNRISFESPVGKAIMGKKEGEIVEINVPAGKVKFKILSVI
- the lysS gene encoding lysine--tRNA ligase, with protein sequence MQVRLEKLNELKKRGIDPFGSRFERTHYAADIVDNFVRLEGKDVVIAGRIMSKRDMGKAAFAHLQDISGQIQIYIRLDDVGPETHELFTRLDIGDIIGVSGYVFRTKKGEITVGVKGLTFLTKALRPLPEKWHGLRDVELRYRQRYVDLIVNPEVKKVFVTRSRIIQAMRRFLDNKGFLEVETPTMHTVAGGASARPFITHHNALDIDLYMRIALELHLKRLIVGGLEKVYEIGRVFRNEGISTKHNPEFTMMELYQAYADYHDMMKLTEEMISTVALEVLGSPVVVYQGTKIDLSPPWPRMTMVEAVKKYTGIDFNVINSDQEARELSSRLGLKTDGESTRGTILNEIFEEKVEQHLIQPTFILDYPLEISPLAKRKTDNPGFTYRFEAFITAREIANAFSELNDALDQRERFLKQAEKRAKGDEEAHMMDEDFVRALEVGMPPTGGLGIGIDRLVMLLTDSPSIRDVILFPTLRPRDDL